One region of Sulfuriroseicoccus oceanibius genomic DNA includes:
- a CDS encoding TonB family protein yields the protein MRNKPTTAPRRRPEGDGFKRWLTIILVVHLLALAVVFVRLNSGQPATDDQPVTITKPLPDPDSQIRFFELAANATQRLPSLPNTRENGHSSEIVLPSEQQVAELKRRHEEEVERRRQAEQALERIRRERETAERELAERKAREERERIAARKREELRKKQEAERQRKLAEERKRKAEQARIAKAKRDAERRKAAAAAAKARADAEAKRVAAANAKKRAASSGSGGGRGSGNGHLPAPDMGWYNNEVLGPAFYAAWQQPAGPEFTGSKFSVTAKIVVRKDGRVISAEITRPSGNPTVDASVRRALDHVKQLAPLPRGYRSSSYTESLTFALDS from the coding sequence ATGCGCAACAAACCGACCACAGCTCCCCGCCGACGCCCGGAAGGCGATGGCTTCAAGCGCTGGCTGACCATCATTCTGGTGGTGCATTTACTGGCACTTGCCGTTGTTTTTGTGCGTCTCAACAGCGGCCAACCGGCGACCGATGACCAACCGGTCACGATCACCAAGCCATTACCTGATCCGGACTCCCAGATCCGTTTCTTCGAGCTGGCAGCCAACGCAACCCAGCGGCTCCCAAGCCTCCCCAATACACGGGAAAACGGCCACAGTAGCGAGATCGTCCTACCTTCGGAGCAACAGGTTGCCGAACTCAAACGCCGCCACGAGGAAGAGGTCGAACGCCGACGCCAGGCCGAACAAGCTCTTGAACGGATCCGTCGTGAACGGGAAACCGCCGAACGAGAACTAGCAGAGCGCAAAGCCCGCGAAGAACGCGAACGAATCGCCGCCCGCAAGCGTGAGGAATTGCGCAAAAAGCAAGAGGCCGAGCGCCAACGCAAACTCGCCGAAGAACGCAAACGGAAGGCCGAACAAGCTCGCATCGCCAAAGCAAAACGCGACGCCGAGCGCAGGAAAGCGGCTGCGGCCGCAGCCAAGGCAAGAGCCGACGCGGAAGCCAAGCGCGTCGCCGCAGCCAATGCGAAAAAGCGCGCTGCCTCCAGTGGCTCCGGAGGCGGCAGAGGATCCGGCAATGGCCACCTGCCCGCTCCGGACATGGGGTGGTATAACAACGAAGTGCTTGGTCCGGCTTTCTACGCGGCTTGGCAACAACCCGCCGGCCCAGAGTTCACGGGCAGTAAGTTCTCCGTCACCGCCAAGATTGTCGTGCGCAAGGACGGACGAGTCATCAGCGCCGAAATCACCCGCCCATCCGGGAACCCAACCGTGGACGCCAGCGTCCGGCGCGCGCTCGACCACGTCAAACAACTCGCGCCGCTACCACGAGGGTACCGCAGCAGCAGTTATACCGAATCACTGACATTCGCCCTCGACTCGTGA